One window of Calditrichota bacterium genomic DNA carries:
- a CDS encoding D-aminoacylase codes for MEQDYSRREFLRSAAQSAVALGVLGATGPLVQGCERAEFDLLIRGGTLYDGRGGPPVIADLGVRGERIAAIGDLTHSTARVVVDATKLAVTPGFIDVHSHTDVGLLVNPKAESKIRQGVTTEISGNCGASPFPLRGPVVATTREEIRQEFEIEPDWQDADGFLGRLERQKIAVNYVTLVGHSSVRAAVMGLDNRPPTSQEMEAMRHEVREALEQGAVGLSTGLEYTPGCFASTAEIVSLCGVVKEFGGIYATHMRNEDVQVEEALEEAIQIAEQADVPLEVSHLKACQQRNWHKTSRLLERLKEVHERGLRVHCDRYPYTAYGTTLKLMFPMWAREGSDEEFVARLKDEAQWRKMRSHLEERVAALGSWERVLITKVAGTQHQAAQGKTVPQLAEELHTDPCEAARQLLIDAEGKVAMCGFAMSEENTERVLSFPLTMVGSDGEAVAPYGVLGRGNPHPRFYGTFPRYFGYYVRERKILPLEEAIRRVTSLPAQVFGLRDRGVLAKGAFADIVVFDPQTIVDRATFTDPHQYPVGIHHVVVNGRLVIHQGEHTGCLPGRVLRRG; via the coding sequence GTGGAACAAGACTATTCGCGCCGTGAGTTCTTGCGAAGCGCGGCGCAGAGCGCAGTGGCTTTGGGCGTCCTTGGTGCGACGGGGCCCCTGGTGCAGGGCTGCGAGCGGGCAGAATTTGACCTGCTCATCAGAGGTGGCACGCTGTACGACGGACGAGGAGGCCCACCCGTGATCGCCGACCTGGGCGTTCGCGGCGAGCGGATTGCGGCGATCGGCGATCTCACGCACTCTACGGCACGCGTAGTGGTTGATGCCACCAAGTTGGCAGTGACGCCAGGCTTCATTGACGTGCACAGCCACACCGACGTCGGACTTTTGGTTAACCCGAAAGCGGAAAGCAAGATCCGCCAGGGAGTAACGACCGAGATCTCCGGGAACTGTGGGGCAAGTCCGTTCCCCCTGCGGGGACCGGTGGTGGCCACCACCAGAGAGGAGATCCGCCAGGAGTTCGAGATAGAGCCGGACTGGCAGGACGCCGATGGGTTCTTGGGCAGGCTGGAGCGGCAAAAGATAGCCGTCAACTATGTGACCCTGGTCGGGCACAGCTCGGTGCGCGCCGCAGTCATGGGGCTCGACAATCGGCCTCCGACCTCGCAGGAGATGGAGGCAATGCGGCATGAGGTGAGAGAAGCCTTAGAGCAAGGTGCCGTCGGGCTGAGCACTGGGTTGGAGTACACGCCGGGCTGCTTTGCCAGCACCGCCGAGATCGTGAGCCTATGCGGAGTGGTGAAGGAGTTTGGCGGCATCTACGCCACCCACATGCGCAATGAAGACGTGCAAGTGGAAGAGGCCCTTGAAGAGGCCATTCAGATTGCTGAGCAGGCGGACGTGCCGCTTGAGGTTTCCCATCTCAAGGCCTGCCAGCAGCGCAACTGGCACAAGACGTCCCGACTCTTGGAGCGGTTGAAGGAGGTGCATGAACGGGGCCTGCGCGTGCACTGCGACCGTTACCCCTACACGGCTTACGGCACTACCCTGAAGCTGATGTTCCCCATGTGGGCACGGGAAGGGAGCGACGAGGAGTTTGTCGCGCGCCTCAAGGACGAGGCGCAGTGGCGAAAGATGCGCTCGCACTTGGAGGAGAGGGTGGCCGCCCTGGGCTCGTGGGAGCGCGTGCTAATTACCAAGGTTGCGGGGACGCAGCATCAGGCCGCACAGGGTAAGACCGTGCCGCAACTGGCCGAAGAGCTACACACGGACCCTTGCGAGGCGGCACGGCAGCTTCTCATCGACGCCGAGGGCAAGGTGGCCATGTGCGGCTTTGCCATGAGCGAGGAGAACACCGAGCGAGTGCTCTCTTTCCCCTTGACGATGGTCGGCTCCGATGGCGAGGCGGTTGCCCCTTATGGAGTTCTGGGCAGAGGCAACCCTCACCCACGGTTCTATGGGACTTTTCCCAGGTATTTCGGCTACTATGTGCGCGAGCGCAAGATTCTGCCATTAGAGGAGGCCATTCGTCGGGTGACGTCGCTGCCGGCGCAGGTTTTCGGCCTGAGGGACCGGGGAGTGCTGGCAAAGGGAGCTTTTGCCGATATCGTGGTCTTTGACCCGCAGACAATTGTGGACCGGGCGACCTTCACCGACCCCCACCAGTACCCGGTGGGCATCCACCACGTGGTCGTGAACGGACGCCTGGTCATCCACCAAGGAGAACATACCGGCTGCTTACCTGGACGGGTACTGCGCCGTGGTTGA
- a CDS encoding carbon monoxide dehydrogenase: protein MSTIRPITSTITWANRLDHFLARWGVWRHRHRVEPGLYALGTPTPWSPVLVTANYTLSFDALRAALRGRDAYILVLDTEGINVWCAAGKGTFGTEELVRRMAAVGLAEVVAHRRLILPQLAASGVAAHEVTARTGFTVDFGPVRAADLPAYLNTGVATPEMRRVRFALADRAVLIPVELVHSLLPMVVAAAVLWLTGGWLVAVAAPASVLAGTVLFPLLLPWLPTPNFSTKGFLLGILAWLPLAVALVREFGMAGQVGVHLAWLAITGLGMAAATAFLALNFTGATPITSRTGVEREIFRYVPIMAVMAVLAVVGTLAMGVIRLVS from the coding sequence ATGAGCACCATCCGCCCCATTACCAGCACCATCACCTGGGCCAACCGCCTGGACCACTTCCTTGCGCGGTGGGGAGTGTGGCGGCACCGGCATCGCGTGGAGCCGGGATTGTATGCGCTGGGTACGCCGACCCCCTGGTCGCCGGTACTGGTGACGGCGAACTACACGCTCAGTTTTGATGCGCTGCGCGCCGCCCTGCGAGGCAGAGACGCGTACATTCTCGTGTTGGACACTGAGGGAATAAACGTCTGGTGTGCGGCGGGCAAGGGGACCTTCGGCACTGAGGAGTTGGTGAGACGAATGGCGGCGGTAGGTTTGGCCGAGGTGGTGGCCCATCGGCGGCTCATCTTGCCGCAACTGGCAGCCAGTGGTGTGGCGGCACATGAGGTGACGGCGCGCACCGGCTTCACAGTAGACTTCGGGCCGGTGCGGGCGGCAGATCTCCCCGCCTATCTGAACACAGGGGTGGCTACGCCCGAAATGCGACGGGTGAGGTTCGCTCTCGCCGATCGGGCGGTGCTCATCCCGGTAGAGCTGGTGCACTCCCTGCTGCCCATGGTCGTGGCAGCGGCGGTGCTTTGGCTGACCGGAGGCTGGCTGGTGGCGGTGGCGGCACCGGCCTCTGTGCTGGCCGGCACAGTGCTCTTTCCGCTGTTGCTGCCGTGGCTGCCCACGCCTAACTTTAGCACCAAGGGCTTTCTCTTGGGGATACTGGCCTGGCTACCGCTCGCTGTTGCGCTGGTGCGGGAGTTCGGCATGGCGGGGCAAGTGGGAGTGCATCTTGCCTGGCTGGCCATCACCGGATTGGGCATGGCAGCAGCGACCGCGTTCCTGGCTCTGAACTTCACGGGTGCCACACCCATCACCTCCAGGACGGGCGTGGAGCGGGAGATCTTTCGCTACGTGCCGATCATGGCGGTTATGGCGGTTCTTGCGGTCGTAGGAACCCTGGCAATGGGGGTCATTCGCCTCGTGTCATGA
- a CDS encoding 4Fe-4S binding protein yields the protein MFDSVYTSTTLHYEPELCTGCGLCSIVCPHGVFVQGNEVAELRYPERCIECGACQRNCAFGAISVRTGVGCAAALMLEALRGRKGSSCSCDGQPLCCCPS from the coding sequence ATGTTCGACAGCGTCTACACTTCTACCACCTTGCATTATGAGCCCGAGTTGTGTACTGGCTGCGGGCTGTGCAGCATCGTGTGCCCCCATGGGGTGTTCGTCCAGGGAAACGAGGTTGCAGAACTCCGGTATCCTGAGCGGTGCATCGAGTGCGGGGCATGTCAGCGGAATTGTGCCTTCGGGGCGATCAGCGTGCGCACCGGCGTAGGATGCGCAGCAGCCCTGATGTTGGAGGCGCTGCGTGGCAGGAAGGGCAGCTCCTGTAGCTGCGACGGACAGCCTCTGTGCTGCTGTCCGTCCTGA